In Myxococcales bacterium, the DNA window CATGCATGCACGGTTGCTCCTCCCGGACCTGCTTGCTTTTCTCGTCCCGGCGGCGCTCGTCGCGCTTCCCCGGCGCCTCTCGCTTCGGGATCCCAGACCTGCGGTCGCGGTCGGGATCGTGCTCCTTTGGGCGCCCACGTCGACGCTCGGTTTCCACGTGAGGACCGAGAATCAGTGCGGCATCGGCGACGAGCACGGCTGGTACGTGCGCGAGGCGCAGCGCAAGAACCCGGTGCTCGTCCACGAGTACGCGAGCCACCCTTTCTACAAGGATCGCGAGCCTGCGACCTCCGGAGAGGCCTTGCAGAAGGTCGTGGGAGGAGATCACCCGAGGCCGCTCGTGCCGTTCGAGGGCACACCGAAGGACCGTGCGCTGCTCGCGGGCGCGATAGGGATCGTCGGTCTCTCGCTCCCGTCGACCGTGCACGTCATCGACCGCCACGGCCTCGCCGAGCCCGTCGCGGCGCGCTTTCGCCTTGAGCGCCGCGGGCGACCCGGGCACGAAAAAGAGCTCTCGCCTCCGTGGGTCGTGGCTCGATACGCCGCCCCCGACCCATCCGACGAGAGCGACGTCCTCGCCGCTCGACGCGCCCTCTCGTGCGGTGCCCTCGCCGAGCTCGTCACGTCCGTCACGGCCCCGCTCACGGCGGCTCGCTTCGCCGAGAACCTCACACGAGCCCTCTCTCGACATACCCTCCGCTTCTCCGGCAACCCGTTCGTGGCCGCGGCCGAGCTGTGCGACGGCACGAGCCCGCGCCTCGATCTTCACGGCGGACCCGGCGGCGCACACCATCTGTGGATGTGCGCCGAAGGGCAGTCTCCCACGGGTCTGCGCGCACGCTTCGACGAGCACCACACGGCGTTCGTCTCGATCGCGCTCGCCTGCAGTCAGGGGAGCGTCGGGCGCACGTTCGGCGAGAAGAAGCACTTCGACGTCGAGCTCGAATGCCCCCGAGGCACCACCGTCCAGGGCTTCTACGGTCACGCCGACACCTGGGTGCACGAGCTCGGGCTCCTCTGCGGTAACGGCACGACGGCGATGAAGGTCACGCGAGCGGGCGCGAGCATCGGTACCCCGTTCGAGTCGACCTGCACCCACGGAGAGGCGCTCGGGCTCGCGGCGCGCGTGGGAGATCTCGTCGACGCCATGGGCACGGCGTGTCTGCCCGCTCGGCCTCCGCGCTCGTCCCGATGATCCTTACCGAGGATTCAGGCCCGTCGAATCCTGGCGGGGCGGGCCGCGCGCGCCTATAGACCTTCGGCATGTCCACGTCGTTCGCGCTCTCGCCCGAGCTCGTCGGGTACCTCGCCCAGGTGAACCCCGTCGAGCATCCGTCCCTCGAGGCCTGCCGCATCGAGACCGCGCGGCACCCCTACGTGCGCATGCAGGTGAGCCGCGAGCAGGCCGCCTTCATGGGCTTCTTGGTGCGCCTCACGGGTGCCAAACGAGCCGTGGAAGTAGGCGTATTCACTGGATATTCAGCCATCGCAACGGCGCTCGCGCTGAAGGACGTCGCAGGCGACGACGCCAAGCTCTACGCGCTCGACGTCTCGACCGAGTACACCGATCTGGCCAAACCCCACTTTCGTTCGGCCGGGGTCGACGGCATCGTCGATCTTCGGATCGGGCCGGCCTCCGAGGGCCTCGCGCGGCTCGCGACCGAGGGGCTCTCGGGCACCCTCGACATGGCGTTCGTCGACGCCGACAAGACGGGCTACCCCGACTACTACGAGAAGGTGCTCGGCCTCCTGCGCCACGGGGGGCTCGCGCTCTTCGACAACGTGCTCTGGAGCGGGAGGGTGGCCGACCCGAGCGACACCGATCCGGACACGGTCGCGCTCCGCAAGGTCGCCGAGATCGCCAAGGCCGATCCTCGTGTCGAGGCGGCGATGATCGCGGTGGGAGACGGTGTGCTCATGGTGCGCAAGCGGTAGCTCACACCTCGACGAACCCGAGACGCGTGTAAAGTGCACGCGCGGGGCTCTCCGGGTGCACGGCGAGCCTCACGGTGGGCTCGCTCATGGCGCCGAGCGCGGCGATCGTGCGCGCCGCGAGCCGCGAGCCCAGACCACGCCGCTGCGCGCGCGGATGCACGACGAGGTGCGCGAGCAGCGGGACACCTTCGAACCGCGTGACGAGGCTCGCGCCGACGAGGCCTTCGGCGTCCTCCGCGACGAAGCTCGCGGCCTCCACGAACGGACCGTAGGCCCCCCCCATCGTCCGCGCGATCTCGGCGCGCCCTTCGCCTTCGTCGTTCTCCTCTTGATCGGGTCCGCCGAGGTACGCGAGAAAGAGCACCTCGCCGAGCGCGGGGCCATCCGCCGGGAGGGCGCCACGGATCGTGTGGTGCGCCTCGCTCGGGGCGTCGGGGAGGGTGAGGTCGAGGGTCGACCGCGTCATGCGGACTCGCTTCATGAGGAGGTGCTATCCCATGGGTCGGAGGCCCTAGTCGAGCGCTCGCGGAGGCGACGACGGCTCGCCCGAGCCGAGGGCTCGCGACGAAGCGAGCGCCACCGTGAGGCCCGCGTGCCCGCCGAGCATGGCGCCGAGCCCCGCGCCGACGATCGCTCCGAGCCGCGCGAGCCCTGCGGGATCGATGTCTTCCGTAGCCGACGAAGACAGGGCGGCGGCCCCTTGGATCATGGCCCGAAGCGCCTCGTCGTCCGACACGACCAGCGCGACGACGCCCCCCGTAGAGACGAAGGGCACGAGCGCGACCAGCGAGGCGACCGCGAGCCATCCCGTCGCGAGCGTTCGCCCTTCGTGCAGCAGCGAGGCGCGAGCGACCACGAAGGCGGACGCGAGCGCCCCCACGAACGGCGCGAGGACGATGGCCGAAACGCCCATGAAGGGCGCATGTTTCGCCCCGAAATACCCGGCTCCCACGGCCCCCGGGAGCGTGCCCACGAGGCCGGTGAGCGCCGCCGCGAGCACCACGGTGAGCCCACGACGCACGAGCCCGTCGTGAGGCCGGAGCCCACGCGCCGTGGCGATCCCGAGGCACGCGCCGACGGCCACGGCGACGCCGATGCTCGCCCCGAGGGCCACGAAGAGCGAGCCCTCTTTGCCCCAATCCATCGCGATTTTCCCCGCGAACGCGAGGTAGTACGGCACCCCGGAGACGACGCTCGTGAGCCCTCCGAAAGCGCCACAAGCGGCCGACACCCGAACGGCGCGCGCTCCCCACGAGGGCCGATCGTCCGACGCGGGCTCCGTCGTCGCGGCGAACCCGAGCGGAGCGTCGTCGTCCTCGTCTCGGCCCATCGTGGGCGATTGTGCGCCGGGTGACGTGGATCCCGAAGCGCCGCGCGCGCCCCTAAGATTTCTTCGGACCTCCTTCGTCGTGATGGGCGCTCGGCGCGCGTGTGGGTACGCTCGCGGAATGGCACGCGTGCTCGTCCCCCTCCCCGATCGCGACTTCGACGTGACCGAGGTCGCCGTCCCATGGATGGTCCTCACGCGCGAGGGCCACGAGGTGGTGTTCGCCACGGAGCGAGGTGGGAGCCCGCCCGCGTGTGATCCGCTCCTCCTCACGGGGGTCGTCTTCGGAAAGCTCGGCGCCGAACCGGAGCCGAAGGCCTTCTACGAGAAGATGCAGGATACACGCGCCTTCCGCGAGCCGGTCGCGTGGGGCGGCGTCGACATCGGCACCTTCGATGGGCTCGTGCTCCCAGGCGGGCACGCGCCGGGCATGCGCCAGTACTTGGAGGCCGAAGCGCTCTTCGCCAAGGTGGCCGAGGCCTTCGAGAAGGGCATGCCCGTCGGCGCCATCTGCCACGGCACGGTGGTGCTGGCGCGCACGAAGGGCGCACGCGGGGCGAGCGTGCTCCACGGGAAGAAGAGCACGTCGCTCCCGAAGTACATGGAGCGGGCCGCCTACTTCTCGACGTTCTGGAAGCTCGGTCGGTACTACCGCACCTACCCCGAGTACGTGGAGGACGAGGTCACCCGAAACCTCGCGAGCCCGGCCGACTACCAAAGGGGGCCCTTCGAGCTGTCGGCGAGAGGCACGGACACGGACGACCGCCACGCCTTCGTCGTGGAGGACGGAAGCTACGTGTCCGCCCGCTGGCCGGGGGACGCGTACCTTTTTGCCAAGCGCTTCATGGCGCGCCTCTGACCAGATTTCAGGTACTTGGCGCGAACGTCGGTCGGTTCTCCGACCAGGTTTCAAGGGGTTACGCGCGGGGCAGGTCCGGCCACCCGATGGCACGGCTCACCTGACCCTCGGCCCGCGTTCGCTCATCTGAGCCAAACGGCCCCACGTGTGCCACCCTGAGCCGACTCACCCGATCCACCACTGAAATCATTCATCATTTCAGTGGCACGCGTTCTGCTTAGCTCTCCCCTCATGAACACCACGCTCCGCACGGCCTCGCTCGCTGCTCTCGTCGGTCTCGGCATGCTCGCGGAGGCCCGCCCGGCCGCCGCGTGTGCCGTGTTCACGCCCCCGGTGGCGCCCATCGTGACGGACCACCGCATGATCGTGTCGGTCGGCCGTGACGAGAGCACCCTCTACGACGAGGTGCGGTACCAGGGCTCCCCCGAGTCCTTCGCGTGGGTGCTCCCCATCTCCGGCGAGGCCAAGGTGGGCCTCTCG includes these proteins:
- a CDS encoding class I SAM-dependent methyltransferase is translated as MSTSFALSPELVGYLAQVNPVEHPSLEACRIETARHPYVRMQVSREQAAFMGFLVRLTGAKRAVEVGVFTGYSAIATALALKDVAGDDAKLYALDVSTEYTDLAKPHFRSAGVDGIVDLRIGPASEGLARLATEGLSGTLDMAFVDADKTGYPDYYEKVLGLLRHGGLALFDNVLWSGRVADPSDTDPDTVALRKVAEIAKADPRVEAAMIAVGDGVLMVRKR
- a CDS encoding GNAT family N-acetyltransferase encodes the protein MKRVRMTRSTLDLTLPDAPSEAHHTIRGALPADGPALGEVLFLAYLGGPDQEENDEGEGRAEIARTMGGAYGPFVEAASFVAEDAEGLVGASLVTRFEGVPLLAHLVVHPRAQRRGLGSRLAARTIAALGAMSEPTVRLAVHPESPARALYTRLGFVEV
- a CDS encoding DJ-1/PfpI family protein; this translates as MARVLVPLPDRDFDVTEVAVPWMVLTREGHEVVFATERGGSPPACDPLLLTGVVFGKLGAEPEPKAFYEKMQDTRAFREPVAWGGVDIGTFDGLVLPGGHAPGMRQYLEAEALFAKVAEAFEKGMPVGAICHGTVVLARTKGARGASVLHGKKSTSLPKYMERAAYFSTFWKLGRYYRTYPEYVEDEVTRNLASPADYQRGPFELSARGTDTDDRHAFVVEDGSYVSARWPGDAYLFAKRFMARL